The genome window TGATTCGCAATAATGTAGATTTTCCAATACCATTTGGACCTGTGATTGTCATAAGTTGTTGTGTAGATAAACAAAAGGAAAGGCCTTGAAATAAAGTTTTTTCATTTCTACGTACCGTTAGATTTTTACCAGATAACACCATAATAATAACCTGTTATTTTATTTTTTTATTTTTTATTGCATAATAAAGTAAAAAACACGTTTTTTATGAAATTGTACCTAGAATAGTTCTAGAAATAGTTCTATAAGGCGCGTATTACGCCAGCAATCGGTTTGGGATGGGTTTGAGACCGCTCTCTAAATCTACCGATAAAAGGGCGGGGAATGAATAGCGGAAATAATTGTATCCGCATTCAAGCTGCGACCTTGACCTGCAGTTTGCATTGTTCGTTCTGAGAAATGGGGTGGTTTGTAATACTTAAGGGTGAACAGTCATGTCTCAAATTGATAGTTTTAATTGTCGCAGAATTTTAAGTGTTGATGGTAGAGAATACATTTATTACAGCTTGGTTGAAGCAGAAAAAAATGGACTTGAAGGGGTTTCTCATTTACCATTTTCGATGAAAGTTCTTCTTGAAAATTTGTTGCGGTTTGAAGATGGTCGCATAGTCAAGAAAGAAGATATTTTGAATGTTGCTAAGTGGTTAAATGATAAAGGGCATTCGGGTGTGGAAATTGCTTATCGCCCTGCACGCGTTTTAATGCAAGACTTTACAGGTGTTCCTGCAGTTGTTGACCTTTCTGCGATGCGAGATGCTATGGACAAACTTGGAGGGAACGCTGAAAAAATCAATCCTCTTATTCCTGTTGACCTTGTTATTGATCACTCAATTATTGTTGATGATTTTGGTAATTCAGAGGCATTTAAGAAAAATGTTGAATATGAATATGAACGCAATAGTGAGCGCTATCGTTTTTTGAAGTGGGGACAGCAAGCGTTTAAAAATTTTCGTGTTGTTCCTCCTGGCACAGGAATTTGTCATCAGGTAAATCTAGAATATTTAGCACAATGCGTATGGACGAAAGATGATGGAAGCTATCAGACGGTTTATCCCGATACATGTGTAGGAACTGATTCGCATACAACCATGGTTAATGGTTTAGGTGTTTTAGGTTGGGGTGTTGGTGGTATTGAGGCAGAAGCGGCAATGCTAGGACAGCCAGTTTCAATGTTGTTGCCTGAGGTTATTGGTTTTCGTTTAACGGGCAAGCTTAAAGAAGGTGTGACAGCGACTGATTTAGTGCTTGTAATTACGCAAATGTTACGCAAAAAAGGTGTTGTCGGTAAATTTGTTGAATTTTTTGGTTCTGGACTGAAACATATGACACTTTCTGATCGCGCTACGATTGCAAATATGGCACCAGAATATGGCGCAACTTGTGGTTTCTTTCCAATCGATAAAGAGACAGTGCGTTATCTCAATATGACAGGACGTGATGAAAGCCGCATTGCTTTGGTGGAAACTTATTCTAAAGCACAAGGAATGTGGCATGATGAAAGGGGTATGGATCCTGTCTTTAGTGATACAATTGAATTGGATATGGGTAGTGTTGTACCTTCTATGGCTGGTCCCAAACGTCCAGAAGGGCGTATTTCATTGGAAAATGTCGGGCAAGGTTTTGAAAAGGCATTGGTCGATGATTATAAGAAAACCAGTAATCAAAATGATCATTATAGAGTGGAGAATAAAGATTATGAAATTGGTCATGGAGATGTAGTCATTGCAGCCATTACTTCTTGTACGAACACATCAAATCCGAGTGTTCTTATTGCTGCTGGTCTTTTGGCACGTAATGCTGTAGCGAAAGGTCTCAGAAGTAAACCGTGGGTTAAAACTTCTCTTGCACCGGGATCGCAGGTGGTTGAAGCTTATCTTCTTAATTCAGGTCTTCAAAAAGATTTAGATGTATTAGGATTTAATTTAGTAGGATTTGGGT of Bartonella sp. JB63 contains these proteins:
- the acnA gene encoding aconitate hydratase AcnA, with protein sequence MSQIDSFNCRRILSVDGREYIYYSLVEAEKNGLEGVSHLPFSMKVLLENLLRFEDGRIVKKEDILNVAKWLNDKGHSGVEIAYRPARVLMQDFTGVPAVVDLSAMRDAMDKLGGNAEKINPLIPVDLVIDHSIIVDDFGNSEAFKKNVEYEYERNSERYRFLKWGQQAFKNFRVVPPGTGICHQVNLEYLAQCVWTKDDGSYQTVYPDTCVGTDSHTTMVNGLGVLGWGVGGIEAEAAMLGQPVSMLLPEVIGFRLTGKLKEGVTATDLVLVITQMLRKKGVVGKFVEFFGSGLKHMTLSDRATIANMAPEYGATCGFFPIDKETVRYLNMTGRDESRIALVETYSKAQGMWHDERGMDPVFSDTIELDMGSVVPSMAGPKRPEGRISLENVGQGFEKALVDDYKKTSNQNDHYRVENKDYEIGHGDVVIAAITSCTNTSNPSVLIAAGLLARNAVAKGLRSKPWVKTSLAPGSQVVEAYLLNSGLQKDLDVLGFNLVGFGCTTCIGNSGPLSTAISKVINDNGLITAAVLSGNRNFEGRVSPDVQANYLASPPLVVAHALAGTVRKDLTKEPLGLGLDGQPVYLRDIWPTSEEIQKFIEQNVTRKIFVEKYADVFKGDESWQKVQAPTGVTYSWDDQSTYVRNPPYFYNMLKVPDPLADIKNARILGLFGDKITTDHISPAGSIKIDSPAGKYLTDHGVKVADFNQYGTRRGNHEVMMRGTFANIRIRNFILGENGREGGYTVHYPSEKEESIYDAAMKYKQEGVPLVVCAGIEYGNGSSRDWAAKGAYLLGIKAVIAQSFERIHRSNLVGMGIVPFVFEKGTSWQSLGLKGNETITIEGINDLKPRQKITAIINFIDGTQKTVPLLCRIDTEDELDYLRHGGILQYVLRNLAV